From Candidatus Binataceae bacterium, the proteins below share one genomic window:
- a CDS encoding efflux RND transporter permease subunit, with protein sequence MPSFSLRNPHTVIVGALIISILGLTAFARMPVDVFPPLHIPAVVVATFYPGMPPLDIERDITTRFERFFTLGSDIEHIESRSLPGVSIIKVFFHPGVDLGAAAASLGDLAMADLRHLPPGTLPPLVLKSGASSLPVVLVTVSGKGFNQTELHDQAQYNIRNWLATVPGASVPPPFGGKYRQIMVYLDRDALQAHGLTPMEVVHALNRTNLIIPAGDAKISTLDYFVYTNSMIANPANINDVPVKVGKDGAPVYVRDVGHAEDAAQIQQNIVRINGQRSVYIPVLKQSGANTISIVNGTSAVLPKITGMPAGMKLRAIFSQATYIMNAIEALEHEAVSGAVLASLMILIFLGSFRSTFAIFLSIPLSILAGAFGLLMSGATVNIMTLGGFALAIGRLVDDSTVVLENINRHLAEGKEPRRAAREGAEEVALPVLASTITTIIVFFPVMFLFGVAKYLFSALALAVVLSMLASYVVAMSVIPIYCARFLTIESAREGEEGAAHGPLGWFMRAYERLAVSYEGWLRRALDHKSAVIGAVAALFVASIALYPRIGTELFPRTDAGQFIIDYHAPVGTRIELTEALTAKMEAAVRRVIPPAELSTIVSNIGLAPGFSSIYSSNAASDSGFMMVALKPTHKVSTFVYIERLKKLLPQAVPEVRTFFTSGSIIDSVLNFGLAAPIDVQLSGQTYRELFPLAREVQKTLRSVPEVANTFIPQESDYPTLRIKVDRVKAARLGLDQRAVVTNVITALTSNEMIAPSIWIDPKSGNDYFLTAQYYEPEIKSLATLENIPVAVAPGVESRRQSLMLRDVATIVPERHPAEADHYDIQRVVDVLVAPRTQDLGGTQKAVLAALASLHLPKDVGVDLRGSVASMEKSFSSFGFGLGMAVVLLYLVMVAQFRSFLDPFIIMFAVPMGLIGVMWTLYLTGTTLNIESFMGIIVMVGIVVSNSILLVDFANQRRREGQPLRQAVVESARIRMRPILMTALATVVGLMPLALELGAGSEASAPLARAAVGGLAVSTVLTLLLVPAVYEAFYARRESHG encoded by the coding sequence ATGCCTTCGTTTTCCTTGCGCAATCCCCACACGGTGATCGTGGGGGCGTTGATCATATCGATCCTCGGCCTGACCGCGTTCGCGCGGATGCCGGTGGACGTCTTCCCGCCGCTGCACATTCCGGCGGTGGTGGTGGCGACCTTCTATCCGGGGATGCCGCCGCTCGACATCGAGCGCGACATCACGACGCGCTTCGAGCGCTTCTTCACCCTGGGCAGTGACATCGAGCATATCGAGTCGCGCTCGCTCCCCGGTGTGAGCATCATTAAGGTCTTCTTCCATCCCGGGGTTGATCTTGGCGCCGCAGCGGCATCGCTGGGCGACCTTGCGATGGCGGATTTGCGCCATCTTCCGCCCGGCACGCTGCCGCCGCTGGTGCTGAAGTCGGGCGCCTCGTCGCTGCCGGTGGTGCTGGTGACGGTCTCGGGCAAGGGCTTCAACCAGACCGAGCTGCACGACCAGGCGCAGTACAACATCCGCAACTGGCTCGCTACAGTGCCCGGCGCGTCGGTGCCGCCACCGTTCGGCGGCAAATACCGCCAGATCATGGTTTATCTGGACCGCGACGCTCTGCAAGCGCACGGGCTGACGCCGATGGAGGTGGTGCACGCGCTCAACCGGACCAATCTGATTATCCCGGCGGGCGATGCCAAGATAAGCACGCTCGACTACTTCGTATACACGAACTCGATGATTGCCAACCCGGCCAACATCAATGACGTGCCGGTCAAGGTCGGCAAGGACGGCGCTCCAGTATACGTGCGCGACGTTGGCCACGCCGAGGACGCGGCGCAGATCCAACAGAACATCGTGCGCATCAACGGCCAGCGCTCGGTCTATATTCCGGTGCTCAAGCAGTCCGGCGCCAACACCATCTCGATCGTCAACGGCACCAGCGCGGTGCTGCCGAAGATCACCGGGATGCCGGCGGGGATGAAGCTGCGCGCGATCTTCAGTCAGGCGACCTACATCATGAACGCGATCGAGGCGCTCGAGCACGAGGCGGTCTCCGGAGCGGTGCTCGCCTCGCTGATGATCCTGATCTTCCTAGGCAGCTTCCGCTCGACGTTTGCGATTTTTCTCTCGATTCCGCTGTCGATCCTGGCGGGCGCGTTCGGCCTGCTGATGTCCGGCGCGACGGTCAACATCATGACCCTCGGCGGCTTCGCCCTCGCCATCGGGCGGCTGGTGGACGATTCCACCGTGGTGCTCGAAAACATCAACCGCCACCTGGCAGAGGGCAAGGAACCCAGGCGCGCCGCCCGCGAAGGAGCCGAGGAAGTTGCGCTGCCCGTCCTCGCCTCCACTATCACCACCATCATCGTGTTTTTCCCGGTGATGTTCCTTTTCGGAGTGGCGAAGTACCTGTTCAGCGCGCTGGCGCTGGCGGTGGTGCTGTCGATGCTGGCTTCATACGTGGTCGCGATGAGCGTGATCCCGATCTACTGCGCGCGCTTTCTGACCATTGAGTCGGCGCGCGAGGGCGAGGAAGGCGCGGCGCATGGGCCGTTGGGATGGTTCATGCGCGCCTACGAGCGGCTGGCCGTAAGCTACGAGGGCTGGCTGCGCCGCGCGCTCGATCACAAGAGCGCTGTGATCGGAGCGGTCGCCGCGCTGTTCGTGGCCAGCATCGCGCTCTATCCGCGCATCGGCACCGAGCTGTTTCCGCGCACCGATGCCGGCCAGTTCATCATCGACTACCACGCGCCGGTGGGGACCCGGATCGAACTGACCGAGGCGCTGACCGCGAAGATGGAGGCGGCGGTACGACGGGTGATTCCACCCGCCGAGCTTTCAACGATCGTCTCGAACATCGGGCTGGCGCCAGGGTTTTCCTCGATCTATTCGTCCAACGCGGCTTCCGACTCGGGCTTCATGATGGTCGCCCTGAAGCCGACCCACAAGGTTTCGACCTTCGTTTACATCGAGCGGCTCAAGAAGCTGCTGCCGCAGGCGGTTCCCGAGGTGCGCACGTTCTTCACCTCCGGCAGCATTATCGATTCAGTGCTCAACTTCGGCCTGGCCGCTCCGATCGACGTCCAGCTCAGCGGCCAGACCTACCGGGAGCTGTTTCCGCTGGCGCGCGAGGTGCAGAAGACGCTGCGTTCGGTGCCCGAGGTCGCCAACACTTTCATCCCGCAGGAGTCCGATTATCCCACGCTGCGCATCAAGGTCGATCGAGTCAAAGCGGCGCGCCTGGGTCTCGACCAGCGGGCAGTTGTAACCAACGTGATCACGGCGCTCACTTCCAACGAGATGATCGCGCCGTCGATCTGGATCGACCCCAAGTCGGGCAACGACTATTTCCTTACGGCCCAGTATTACGAGCCCGAGATCAAATCGCTCGCCACCTTGGAGAACATCCCGGTCGCGGTGGCTCCCGGCGTTGAATCGCGCCGCCAGTCGCTGATGCTGCGCGACGTCGCGACCATCGTGCCCGAGCGCCATCCGGCCGAGGCCGACCACTACGACATCCAGCGCGTGGTTGACGTGCTGGTGGCGCCGCGCACGCAGGACCTTGGTGGTACTCAGAAAGCGGTGCTGGCCGCGCTCGCCAGCCTCCATCTGCCCAAGGATGTCGGCGTCGATCTGCGCGGCTCGGTCGCCTCGATGGAGAAGTCGTTTTCCAGCTTCGGCTTCGGCCTCGGGATGGCGGTGGTGCTGTTGTACCTGGTGATGGTGGCGCAGTTTCGTTCCTTCCTCGACCCTTTCATCATCATGTTCGCGGTGCCGATGGGGCTGATCGGCGTAATGTGGACGCTGTATCTGACCGGCACCACGCTCAACATCGAATCTTTCATGGGAATCATCGTGATGGTCGGCATTGTGGTTTCCAACTCGATTTTGCTGGTGGACTTTGCCAACCAGCGCCGGCGTGAAGGCCAGCCGCTGCGCCAGGCGGTTGTGGAATCGGCGCGCATCCGGATGCGCCCGATCCTGATGACAGCGCTGGCCACGGTGGTTGGGCTGATGCCGCTGGCGCTGGAGTTGGGCGCCGGCTCCGAGGCTTCGGCGCCGCTGGCGCGCGCGGCGGTGGGCGGGCTGGCGGTTTCGACCGTGCTGACCTTGTTGCTGGTACCGGCGGTGTACGAGGCGTTCTACGCGCGGCGCGAGAGTCACGGCTAG
- a CDS encoding efflux RND transporter permease subunit: MAGFSLRNPHTVIVGALIISILGLTAFARMPVDVFPRLNIPAVVVATFYPGMPPLDIERDITTRFERFFTLGSDIEHIESRSLPGVSIIKVFFHPGVNLGAAAASLGDLAMADLRHLPPGTLPPLVLKSGASSLPVVLVTVSGTGFTQSELRDQAQYNVRNWLATIEGASVPPPFGGKYRQIMVYLDRDALQARGLTPMDVVHALNRANLIIPAGDAKIGALDYFVYTNSMIDNPANINDVPIKVGLGQAPVYVRDVGHAEDAAQIQQNIVRINGQRSVYIPVLKQGGANTLNVVDGIERVLGHVTGMPAGMGLRAIFSQATYVRAAVTALEHEAVSGAALASLMILIFLGSFSSTFAIFLSIPLSILAGAFGLMMSGATINIMTLGGFALAIGRLVDNSVVVLENVNRHLAEGAPPAEAALRGTDEVDLPVLASTLTTIIVFFPVMFLFGVAKYLFGALALAVVLSMLASYVVAVTVIPIYCARFLTTESARAADAGAGAGPFAPFMRAYGGFARRYEHWLEAALDHKARVIGAITLLFVASMAIYPWIGTELFPRTDAGQFIIDYRAPVGSRIELTESLTERMEAAVRRLIPPAELSTIVSNIGLAPGFSSIYSPNAAADSGFMMVALKPTHKVSTFIYIERLKKLLPQAVPEASTFFTSGSIIDSVLNYGLAAPVDVQLSGQTYKELFALARDVGEALRAVPEVASAFIPQESGYPTLRIKVDRVKAARLGLDQRDVVTNVITALTSNEMIAPSIWIDPKTGNDYFLTAQYYEPEIKSLSTLENIPVATAAERHARSDALTLRDVATIVPERHPAEADHYDIQRVVDVLVAPRTDDVGGAQKAVLAALGKLRMPSDVQVALRGSVAAMEKSFSSFGFGLGMAVVLLYLVMVAQFRSFLDPLIIMFAVPMGLIGVMWTLYLTGTTLNIESFMGIIAMVGIVVSNSILLVDFANQRRNEGQPLRRAVVEASRIRMRPILMTALATVVGLLPLALEVGAGSEASAPLARAAVGGLAVSTVLTLLLVPAVYEAFYARREVTR, from the coding sequence ATGGCAGGCTTCTCGCTGCGCAATCCCCACACGGTGATCGTGGGGGCGCTGATCATATCGATCCTCGGCCTGACCGCGTTCGCGCGGATGCCGGTTGACGTCTTTCCCCGGCTCAACATCCCGGCGGTCGTGGTTGCGACCTTCTACCCGGGGATGCCGCCGCTCGACATCGAGCGCGACATCACCACCCGTTTCGAGCGCTTCTTCACCCTGGGCAGTGACATCGAGCATATCGAGTCGCGCTCGCTGCCCGGCGTCAGCATCATCAAGGTGTTCTTCCATCCCGGGGTTAACCTCGGCGCGGCCGCTGCATCGCTGGGCGACCTTGCGATGGCGGACCTGCGTCACCTACCGCCTGGCACGCTCCCGCCGCTGGTGCTGAAGTCCGGTGCCTCGTCGCTGCCGGTGGTGCTGGTGACGGTCTCAGGCACAGGTTTCACGCAGTCCGAGCTGCGCGACCAGGCCCAGTACAACGTGCGCAACTGGCTGGCCACCATCGAGGGCGCGTCGGTGCCGCCGCCATTCGGCGGCAAGTACCGCCAGATCATGGTTTACCTGGACCGCGACGCCTTGCAGGCGCGCGGGCTGACGCCGATGGACGTGGTGCATGCGCTCAACCGCGCCAACCTGATCATCCCGGCGGGCGACGCCAAGATAGGCGCGCTGGATTACTTCGTCTACACCAACTCGATGATCGACAACCCGGCGAACATAAATGACGTGCCGATCAAGGTTGGCCTGGGACAGGCGCCGGTGTACGTGCGCGACGTTGGTCATGCCGAGGACGCGGCCCAGATCCAGCAGAACATCGTGCGCATCAACGGCCAGCGCTCGGTCTATATCCCGGTGCTCAAGCAGGGCGGCGCCAACACGCTCAACGTGGTCGATGGCATCGAGCGCGTCCTCGGGCACGTCACCGGGATGCCGGCCGGGATGGGGTTGCGCGCGATCTTCAGCCAGGCGACCTACGTGCGCGCGGCGGTCACGGCGCTCGAGCACGAGGCGGTCTCCGGCGCGGCGCTCGCCTCACTGATGATTCTGATCTTCCTCGGCAGTTTCAGCTCGACGTTTGCGATCTTCCTGTCGATCCCGTTGTCGATTCTGGCCGGTGCGTTCGGCCTGATGATGTCCGGCGCGACCATCAACATTATGACCCTGGGTGGCTTCGCCCTCGCCATCGGGCGCCTGGTCGATAACTCGGTGGTGGTGCTGGAAAACGTCAATCGCCATCTGGCCGAAGGCGCGCCGCCGGCCGAGGCGGCGCTGCGCGGCACCGACGAGGTCGATCTGCCGGTGCTCGCCTCGACCCTGACCACGATCATCGTGTTCTTCCCGGTGATGTTTCTCTTCGGCGTGGCCAAGTACCTGTTCGGTGCGCTGGCGCTGGCGGTGGTGCTCTCGATGCTCGCCTCGTACGTGGTCGCGGTGACGGTGATCCCGATCTACTGCGCGCGGTTTTTGACCACCGAGTCCGCGCGCGCGGCCGACGCGGGCGCCGGCGCCGGCCCGTTTGCCCCGTTCATGCGCGCCTACGGGGGCTTCGCTCGCCGCTACGAGCATTGGTTGGAGGCCGCGCTCGACCACAAAGCGCGGGTGATCGGCGCGATCACGCTGCTGTTCGTCGCCAGCATGGCGATCTATCCGTGGATCGGCACCGAGCTGTTTCCGCGCACCGACGCCGGCCAGTTCATCATCGACTACCGCGCGCCGGTCGGCAGCCGCATCGAGCTCACCGAGTCGCTGACCGAGCGGATGGAGGCGGCGGTGCGCCGGTTGATTCCACCCGCCGAGCTTTCGACGATCGTCTCGAACATCGGGCTGGCGCCGGGCTTCTCGTCGATATACTCGCCCAACGCGGCCGCTGATTCGGGTTTCATGATGGTCGCCCTGAAGCCGACCCACAAAGTTTCGACCTTCATTTACATCGAGCGGCTCAAGAAGCTGCTGCCGCAGGCGGTGCCCGAGGCGAGCACCTTCTTCACCTCCGGCAGCATCATCGATTCGGTGCTCAACTATGGGCTGGCGGCGCCGGTCGACGTCCAGCTCAGCGGCCAGACCTACAAGGAGCTCTTCGCGCTGGCGCGCGACGTCGGGGAGGCGTTGCGCGCGGTGCCCGAGGTCGCCAGTGCCTTCATCCCGCAGGAATCGGGCTATCCGACGCTGCGGATCAAGGTTGACCGGGTCAAGGCCGCGCGGCTGGGACTCGACCAGCGCGACGTGGTAACCAACGTGATCACGGCGCTTACCTCCAACGAGATGATCGCGCCCTCGATCTGGATCGATCCCAAAACGGGCAACGACTATTTCCTCACCGCTCAATACTACGAGCCCGAGATCAAATCGCTCTCCACCCTGGAGAACATTCCGGTCGCCACGGCGGCCGAACGCCATGCGCGAAGCGACGCCCTGACGCTGCGCGACGTCGCGACCATCGTGCCCGAGCGCCATCCGGCCGAGGCCGACCACTACGACATCCAGCGCGTGGTTGACGTGCTGGTCGCGCCACGCACCGACGACGTCGGCGGCGCGCAGAAGGCGGTGCTGGCGGCGCTCGGCAAACTGCGGATGCCCTCCGACGTGCAGGTTGCGCTGCGCGGCTCGGTGGCGGCGATGGAGAAGTCGTTCTCCAGCTTCGGCTTCGGTTTGGGGATGGCGGTGGTGCTCCTTTACCTTGTGATGGTGGCGCAGTTCCGCTCCTTCCTCGACCCGCTGATCATCATGTTTGCCGTGCCGATGGGACTGATCGGCGTCATGTGGACGCTGTATCTGACCGGCACCACGCTCAATATTGAATCGTTCATGGGGATTATTGCGATGGTTGGGATTGTGGTTTCCAACTCGATTCTGCTGGTGGACTTCGCCAACCAGCGCCGAAACGAGGGCCAGCCGCTGCGCCGGGCCGTAGTCGAGGCCTCGCGCATCCGGATGCGTCCGATCCTGATGACCGCGCTGGCCACCGTGGTCGGCCTGCTGCCGCTGGCGCTGGAGGTGGGCGCCGGCTCCGAGGCTTCGGCGCCGCTGGCGCGCGCGGCGGTAGGTGGGCTCGCGGTTTCGACCGTGCTCACTCTGTTGCTGGTGCCTGCAGTGTACGAGGCGTTTTACGCGCGGCGCGAGGTGACGCGATGA
- a CDS encoding efflux RND transporter periplasmic adaptor subunit translates to MKRSGGIALALAALLMAAVAALVGGCDRAESDTPPVQQLPRVVVIRPQRGEAVRSLTLPGDVVGYFQSALYAKVTGYLKQIFVDKGDRVKKGQVLAEIEVPELRERLDRARSNLEIQQLTYNRLDRVWKSDPRLVAREDVDIAYSKFQQAKAQADELAAMVSYTRIIAPFDGIVTERFVDPGALIKAGGQGGVSAPMEGTARAGGVAAPVVSVADIEKLRIYVYVPQDTVNYIRRGLPVTVTFRELPGRVYHASVTRFAHSLDLATRTMLTEIDLDNPRREIYPGMYANVVLDLERHPNAIKLPDSAVGNSSDGAHFVLVARHGRLVRVPVTVGIDTGIDVEITKGLTGDEEVVQTVSPAFSAGERVQAVLDNGYRLSWQAALAKPNSN, encoded by the coding sequence ATGAAGCGCTCGGGGGGCATTGCACTCGCGCTGGCGGCGCTTCTGATGGCGGCGGTTGCCGCACTGGTCGGCGGATGCGATCGGGCCGAGTCCGACACCCCGCCCGTACAGCAGCTCCCGCGAGTGGTGGTCATCCGGCCGCAGCGCGGCGAAGCGGTGCGCTCGCTGACGTTGCCCGGCGACGTCGTCGGCTATTTCCAGTCGGCGCTCTACGCCAAGGTCACCGGCTACCTCAAGCAGATCTTCGTGGACAAAGGCGACCGCGTGAAAAAGGGCCAGGTGCTGGCCGAGATCGAAGTGCCCGAGCTGCGTGAGCGCCTTGACCGCGCGCGCTCCAACCTCGAGATCCAGCAGCTCACCTATAACCGGCTCGACCGGGTATGGAAGAGCGACCCGCGGCTGGTCGCCCGCGAGGACGTTGATATCGCCTACAGCAAGTTCCAGCAGGCCAAGGCGCAGGCCGACGAGCTGGCGGCGATGGTGAGTTACACCCGGATCATCGCGCCGTTCGACGGCATCGTGACCGAGCGCTTCGTCGACCCGGGCGCGCTGATCAAGGCCGGCGGCCAGGGCGGGGTGAGCGCGCCGATGGAGGGGACGGCGCGGGCGGGCGGAGTGGCGGCGCCGGTGGTGAGCGTGGCCGATATCGAAAAGCTGCGCATCTACGTCTATGTGCCGCAGGACACCGTGAACTACATTCGCCGCGGCCTGCCGGTCACGGTCACCTTCCGTGAATTGCCCGGTCGCGTGTACCACGCCAGCGTCACCCGCTTCGCCCATTCGCTCGATCTCGCCACACGCACGATGCTGACCGAGATCGACCTCGACAATCCTAGGCGCGAGATCTACCCCGGGATGTACGCCAACGTGGTGCTCGACCTCGAACGCCATCCCAATGCGATCAAGCTGCCCGATAGCGCGGTTGGCAATTCATCCGACGGCGCGCACTTCGTGCTGGTGGCCCGCCACGGGCGTCTGGTCCGCGTGCCGGTCACCGTCGGCATCGACACCGGCATCGATGTCGAGATTACGAAGGGGCTTACGGGTGACGAGGAGGTTGTGCAAACGGTGTCGCCGGCTTTCAGCGCGGGCGAGCGAGTGCAAGCGGTGCTCGACAACGGCTACCGCCTGAGCTGGCAGGCCGCGCTCGCAAAGCCCAATTCCAATTGA
- a CDS encoding TolC family protein gives MVLKLERALGVALLGLLLVPARALWAISMPTPGQRLALGDAIQLSLENHPRRMAARSEAGAEEQRVAEAQAAMLPQVYGIAQYLGATQNGIDGTNYLNPGFIPRHSGAGGEPQAWSLKNNYLGGVAVSQYLLDFGRVRGQIAEQTDNADAAQAQLKLTDLDLVFETSQRYFAMLAATELVKVYGEAITERKEQLHESQVKAQAGLTSQIDVYTAQAELARARVQLLDARNNVAKAKAALDNAMGLGIAAPDYRLASNLNYSDVSGSIKDYFTTALRLRPDLRALEDEARAAGARITEYRSDFLPTVSAIAGYSAIGSGLPAINNYDVGVTITWPIFNGMLTTHQVEEARLRREAIEHSITDLRQHILLEVKTAFLDWQTALQRIHQAEVTLNAARVELELAQKRYTAGLGNIIELTDAERFFIQDKAAYVDALYTFAVAKAGLQRATGESLEGR, from the coding sequence ATGGTGCTCAAGCTTGAGCGTGCGCTCGGCGTCGCGCTGTTGGGTCTGTTGCTCGTACCCGCGCGCGCGCTGTGGGCGATTTCGATGCCCACGCCCGGCCAGCGATTGGCGCTGGGCGACGCGATTCAGCTCAGCCTGGAGAATCATCCGCGGCGGATGGCTGCGCGGTCCGAGGCCGGCGCGGAAGAACAGCGGGTGGCCGAGGCGCAGGCGGCGATGCTGCCGCAGGTTTACGGCATCGCCCAGTACCTTGGCGCGACTCAGAATGGCATCGACGGTACGAACTACCTCAACCCGGGCTTCATTCCCCGCCACAGCGGCGCCGGCGGCGAGCCGCAGGCGTGGTCGCTGAAAAACAATTATCTCGGCGGCGTTGCGGTTTCGCAGTATCTGCTCGATTTCGGTCGCGTGCGCGGGCAGATCGCCGAGCAGACAGACAATGCCGACGCCGCCCAAGCGCAGCTCAAGCTCACCGATCTCGACCTGGTCTTCGAGACCTCGCAGCGCTACTTCGCGATGCTGGCCGCGACGGAACTGGTAAAGGTTTACGGGGAGGCGATCACCGAACGCAAGGAGCAACTTCATGAATCGCAGGTCAAGGCGCAGGCTGGCCTGACCTCGCAGATTGACGTCTATACCGCGCAGGCCGAGCTCGCGCGCGCCCGCGTGCAGTTGCTCGACGCGCGCAACAACGTGGCCAAGGCAAAGGCCGCGCTGGACAACGCGATGGGCCTCGGTATCGCGGCTCCGGATTACCGGCTCGCCTCAAATCTCAACTACAGCGACGTCAGCGGATCAATCAAAGATTACTTCACTACCGCGCTGCGCCTGCGGCCGGATCTGCGCGCGCTGGAGGACGAGGCGCGCGCGGCCGGTGCGCGCATCACCGAGTACCGCAGCGACTTTCTGCCCACAGTCAGCGCAATCGCTGGCTACAGCGCGATCGGCAGCGGCCTGCCGGCGATCAACAATTACGATGTCGGTGTCACCATCACCTGGCCGATCTTCAACGGGATGCTGACCACGCATCAGGTCGAGGAGGCGCGCCTGCGTCGCGAAGCGATCGAGCACTCGATTACCGACCTCCGCCAGCACATCCTGCTCGAAGTCAAGACCGCCTTCCTCGACTGGCAGACCGCGCTCCAGCGGATTCATCAGGCCGAAGTCACGCTGAACGCCGCGCGGGTCGAGTTAGAGCTTGCCCAGAAGCGTTACACTGCCGGGCTTGGAAACATCATCGAGCTCACCGACGCCGAGCGCTTCTTCATCCAGGACAAGGCGGCCTACGTCGATGCGCTCTACACCTTCGCGGTCGCCAAGGCAGGGCTGCAGCGAGCCACGGGCGAGTCGCTCGAAGGCCGCTGA